A genomic region of Epinephelus moara isolate mb chromosome 23, YSFRI_EMoa_1.0, whole genome shotgun sequence contains the following coding sequences:
- the LOC126384738 gene encoding NXPE family member 3-like, with translation MKTRACTRREFSVIFLFLAVAALIFGLRNMEVLEQFQHKIHSTTNVTNISTDPDVNHSFCTFQPLSGEDALEERLLLDSIAWPENPPLPAPVSLEQTSDPAHSTFTILPRRGGGQWHVGDQLEVMIEMSDFHGRPKKYGGDFLLARLHNLKLVAGVAGQVVDHLNGSYSAVFSLPWEGDAQVKVMLVHPNEAITVLNRINREQPDRVFFKSLFRSGSLSETTICDICLRPTQQPLCNFTDRHTGDPWFCYKPKNLSCNARINHFTGGVNYIIKGNETKLFQSRVNLKVEIRASGPASITVLPKQKDQPQLKSSIVTSGPSGYYYQGTWRSLNGPTVRQFNISDISPCLKGKVVHMYGDSTVRQFFEYLNAVLPDLKEFNLHSPKRAGPYMALDYANNIRVTYRFHGPPLRIVTVPTRELRYIANEIDGLIGGTNTVVLFCVWAHFGPYPMELYIRRLQSIRRAVVQLLDRAPGTVVIIRTGNPQGLTLNFAQTKSDWFSLRFSKVLRLMFKGLNVHLIDAWEMVLAHYLPHMLHPQPPIIKNMMNVILSYVCPAKGN, from the exons ATGAAGACCAGAGCTTGTACAAGAAGGGAGTTCAGCGTCATCTTCCTCTTTCTGGCTGTGGCTGCCTTAATCTTTGGGCTACGTAACATGGAGGTCCTGGAG CAGTTTCAGCATAAAATACACTCCACCACCAACGTCACAAACATTTCCACTGACCCAGATGTGAATCACAGCTTCTGCACCTTCCAGCCACTCTCCGGTGAGGACGCTCTGGAGGAACGCCTCCTACTAGACTCCATTGCTTGGCCTGAAAATCCACCTTTGCCAGCTCCTGTTTCCCTGGAGCAGACCAGTGATCCAGCTCACAGCACCTTCACCATTCTCccaaggaggggaggaggacagTGGCATGTAGGGGATCAGCTGGAGGTTATGATAGAAATGTCTGACTTCCATGGTCGTCCCAAGAAGTATGGGGGGGACTTCTTACTCGCCCGGCTCCACAACCTGAAGCTTGTTGCAGGTGTAGCTGGGCAAGTGGTGGATCATCTCAATGGGAGCTACTCTGCTGTATTCTCTTTACCCTGGGAAGGAGACGCGCAGGTTAAG GTGATGCTGGTTCACCCTAATGAGGCTATCACAGTGCTGAACAGGATAAACAGAGAACAGCCCGATAGGGTTTTCTTCAAGAGCCTCTTCCGCTCAGGCTCACTCTCTGAAACTACCATCTGTGACATCTGCCTACGTCCAACCCAGCAGCCGCTGTGCAACTTCACTGACCGTCATACAGGCGACCCTTGGTTCTGCTACAAGCCAAAGAACCTGAGCTGTAATGCCAGGATCAACCACTTCACAGGAGGAGTCAACTACATAATTAAGGGAAATGAGACGAAGCTCTTTCAAAG TCGTGTCAACTTGAAAGTCGAAATTCGGGCTTCAGGACCTGCCAGCATCACTGTGTTGCCAaaacagaaag ATCAACCACAGTTGAAAAGCAGCATTGTGACATCTGGACCCTCTGGCTATTACTACCAGGGTACATGGCGATCATTAAATGGCCCCACAGTTCGCCAATTCAACATCTCTGACATCAGTCCGTGTCTGAAAGGCAAGGTGGTCCACATGTATGGAGACTCCACCGTCAGGCAGTTTTTTGAATATCTCAATGCAGTACTACCAG ATCTTAAGGAGTTCAACCTGCACAGCCCGAAGAGAGCTGGACCTTACATGGCCTTAGACTACGCAAACAACATCAGGGTAACGTACCGCTTCCATGGTCCTCCTCTCCGTATTGTCACTGTCCCAACCAGGGAGCTTCGTTACATTGCAAATGAAATAGATGGTTTAATTGGAGGCACCAATACTGTTGTACTTTTTTGTGTCTGGGCTCACTTTGGCCCTTATCCCATGGAGCTCTACATCCGGAGGCTGCAGAGCATCCGCAGGGCGGTGGTGCAGCTGCTGGACAGGGCTCCCGGCACAGTGGTCATCATCCGGACCGGGAACCCGCAAGGCCTGACGCttaattttgcacaaacaaaaAGTGACTGGTTCTCACTGCGGTTCAGCAAGGTGCTCAGACTCATGTTCAAAGGACTGAATGTTCATCTGATTGATGCCTGGGAGATGGTCCTGGCCCACTATCTGCCACACATGCTCCACCCACAACCTCCTATTATTAAGAATATGATGAATGTTATCTTGTCCTATGTATGCCCTGCAAAGGGCAACTAG